In Sylvia atricapilla isolate bSylAtr1 chromosome 25, bSylAtr1.pri, whole genome shotgun sequence, a genomic segment contains:
- the AMIGO1 gene encoding amphoterin-induced protein 1 yields the protein MPPFRPPCVAMCVPVGPLSLLLALSLLSPWGSAGVSCPPRCVCASNLLSCSQANLSAVPAPLPRFTAVLDLSHNNVTRLRADWAPARLPHLHALLLSHNGLAFVSTEAFTHVPRLRHLDLSSNRLRTLDENLFSDLGELEVLLLYNNEISTVDRTAFENLGRLRKLYLGQNRIARFPLELLREGTRLPQLALLDLSANRLRAVPAGELQALPAWLRDRLYLHNNPLVCDCLLFQLLDRGRRRHLSAVEDFQDELRCSLPGASTLTKILDLAGKQPLNCSKAREAVLEAHLGDTVTLGCDSRWQGVRSRHWVTPGGERVLGDGGNGSVVLLTNGSLQLRALRPEDGGTYSCWVAGPLLNETLYVELLVHNFTLHGPHDTLNTAYTTLVGCILSVVLVLIYLYLTPCRCCCCRGAEKPPAPRDDSINSSVLSTTPNHAGGTGEPCGSHIASSAGAGQNGRFKGGGTPPLPARQGPKAQRKVSDPDSVSSVFSDTPIVV from the coding sequence ATGCCACCGTTCCGTCCCCCGTGCGTGGCCATGTGTGTCCCTGTGGGGccgctgtccctgctgctggcgctgtccctgctgtccccatggggCTCTGCGGGGGTGAGCTGCCCCCCGCGCTGCGTCTGCGCCTCCaacctgctgagctgctctcaggCCAACCTGAGCGCGGTGCCGGCGCCGCTGCCGCGCTTCACCGCCGTGCTGGACTTGAGTCACAACAACGTGACGCGCCTGCGGGCGGACTGGGCACCGGCGCGGCTGCCGCACCTGCATGCGCTCCTGCTGAGCCACAACGGGCTGGCCTTCGTGTCCACCGAGGCCTTCACCCACGTGCCGCGCCTGCGCCACCTCGACCTGTCCTCCAACCGCCTGCGGACGCTGGACGAGAACCTGTTCAGCGACCTGGGcgagctggaggtgctgctgctgtacaACAACGAGATCAGCACGGTGGATCGCACGGCCTTCGAGAACCTGGGCCGGCTGCGCAAGCTCTACCTGGGGCAGAACCGCATCGCCCGCTTCCCGCTGGAGCTGCTCCGCGAGGGCACCCGGCTGCCGCAGCTGGCGCTGCTGGACCTGTCGGCCAACCGGCTGCGGGCCGTGCCCGCCGGGGAGCTGCAGGCGCTGCCCGCCTGGCTGCGCGACCGCCTCTACCTGCACAACAACCCCCTGGTCTGCGACTGCctgctcttccagctgctggacCGCGGCCGCCGGCGCCACCTCAGCGCCGTGGAGGATTTCCAGGATGAGCTAcgctgctccctgcctggagcAAGCACTCTCACCAAGATCCTGGACCTGGCCGGCAAGCAGCCTCTCAACTGCAGCAAGGCGcgggaggctgtgctggaggcgCACCTCGGGGACACCGTGACGCTGGGCTGTGACAGCCGGTGGCAGGGTGTGCGCAGCCGGCACTGGGTGAcgccgggcggggagcgggtGCTGGGGGACGGGGGCAATGGCAGCGTCGTCCTGCTGACCAACGGCAGCCTTCAGCTGCGGGCGCTGCGCCCTGAGGACGGTGGCACTTACTCCTGCTGGGTGGCCGGACCCCTCCTCAACGAGACCCTCtacgtggagctgctggtgcacaACTTCACCCTGCACGGCCCCCACGACACCCTGAACACGGCCTACACCACTCTGGTGGGCTGCATCCTGAGCGTGGTGCTGGTGCTCATCTACCTGTACCTCACCCCgtgccgctgctgctgctgccgcggCGCCGAGAAGCCGCCGGCGCCACGCGACGACAGCATCAACTCCTCAGTGCTGAGCACCACCCCGAACCACGCCGGGGGCACCGGGGAGCCCTGCGGGTCCCACATCGCCTCCAGTGCTGGCGCAGGGCAGAACGGCAGGTTCAAGGGTGGGGGGACCCCCCCACTGCCCGCCCGGCAGGGTCCCAAGGCACAGAGGAAGGTGTCGGATCCAGACTCGGTGAGTTCCGTCTTCTCCGACACGCCCATCGTGGTGTGA